From the Microplitis mediator isolate UGA2020A chromosome 6, iyMicMedi2.1, whole genome shotgun sequence genome, one window contains:
- the LOC130669353 gene encoding nuclear factor of activated T-cells 5-like isoform X4: MLLKGRHLDKRTRRHHGKNPKATAGNTTGESGNSVVTSSSARSLTNTSRQSSRRFNQQSPAQQSQSQQQQQQQQSQSRSPARIPLASLSSVTVRNSDELVATNLTTQEVCDSSNDSGLGFEERQQHLGKASAWNNGAAGEEDTKRRKMDIKLESEDANFTFPEVSRNSGAATATGDIKNSTRNTTTSTTSTNTSNGITQSRNSVGRVIGVTRPRSTLSAYGKRPPPVHQGPITLTSQLSNLSRDGKVQLQIICQPEQQHRARYQTEGSRGAVKDRTGNGFPIVRLVGYDKPAILQVFIGTDLGRVAPHMFYQACRVSGKNSTPCIERKVDGTIVIEVDMDPSKDMLVTCDCVGILKERNVDVEHRFPQSAGMLQGRSKKKSTRCRMVFRTSITLPDGTTETLQVCSQPIVCTQPPGIPEICKKSLTSCPCTGGLELFILGKNLLKDTRVLFQLDDEDLSNMEQHWECSVIPDKEFLQQTHLVCVVPPYARQDLRPTETVTVKLYAVSSGKTSEPHTFIYTAASTPAEPSVGKVESISPPLVTTRNESLSTSPTIPIAAVTNNSMISQSSAVSPNFLTNLPQPASQQHSPQSPPDALKNDPSPPPVSSSAQVTPVMMWASQQTGNCQNSQADVMMPPPNLVANSLLNRRSSSNHQLIIPDSLKSEVLDDNSENSMLSENSLQSMPTPNSNGPANTSPMHQFVCENSRDSTSTGLLRSVPSHVTPAQEAVSLLGVVDLMRNQHPLTLITQHQSPFTGIHEQSGVKVLNTHHISKDTNPILPSESTANGTLSSVGVDLRMKHHEYETLSNFTTTPAAQPLPNQSSQSIEKYFNHIESSVPPEKESDPEDSNFVDAMQQHSILDNSRVQDQSSPTDILAPNAATVKLDALVNSAVESHQMDRMVAPLQTVTATPGLLSHVPEDALNNSQSATRTSPPIPVKAMLLEALMPSPVVTATGATTGSAGSVVTESLPDESLMTSINAALLPSIQEPIVTDSGISNATVNVSVQLQSTTEPIQQIQALSQQDVMQQQAQQVEQVVAQAQQQVEQVVAQVQQQAAQTVQQAQQQVVQQVVQHAQVVQQAVQQVEAVRQVQAVPEVQQAVQQATQEVVQQAVQQATHEVVQQVQAVQQAVQQAQAAQAMQQAVQQDIGSMLNQPAGFVAEASSALASGAAQEPSQQRLTNAAEQAITNVITNATQDIINNRPISTTTAHAIIATKNILNSVATQSAQLMNTAMEGILPKSPSNAGTVVDQVSRKSPSNSLPVTQNRSNNSNGMSGSVNTSNGQVSVVRKAEDAGGMLPQELTSMSEHDLLSYINPSCFDQGTFLM; encoded by the exons GCAATACCACTGGTGAAAGTGGTAATTCGGTGGTTACGTCGTCAAGTGCAAGAAGTTTAACGAATACTTCACGTCAGTCTTCAAGGCGTTTCAATCAGCAATCACCAGCACAGCAGTCACAGtcacaacagcagcagcagcagcaacaatcGCAGTCTAGATCACCAGCAAGGATTCCATTGGCATCCCTGAGCAGTGTGACGGTCAGAAATTCAGATGAACTTGTGGCAACAAACTTAACAACACAGGAAGTTTGCGACAGTTCGAACGACTCTGGCCTCGGCTTCGAGGAGAGGCAGCAGCATCTCGGCAAAGCCTCG GCTTGGAACAACGGTGCTGCTGGAGAGGAGGACACTAAGCGACGTAAAATGGACATAAAGCTCGAATCAGAAGATGCCAATTTTACGTTCCCCGAAGTATCAAGAAATTCCGGGGCTGCTACGGCTACAggtgacattaaaaattcaacaagaAATACAACAACTTCAACAACATCTACTAATACCTCTAATGGAATTACACAGTCACGTAATTCTGTTGGTCGAGTTATTGGTGTAACGCGACCACGTTCAACATTAAGTGCATACGGTAAACGACCACCACCTGTTCATCAAGGTCCAATTACTCTTACGTCTCAACTCA GTAATTTATCGAGAGATGGCAAGGTCCAATTGCAAATAATATGCCAGCCAGAGCAACAGCATCGTGCTCGATACCAGACAGAAGGCTCACGAGGTGCTGTCAAGGATCGTACTGGCAATGGATTCCCAATTGTACGTCTTGTTGGTTATGATAAACCAGCTATCTTACAAGTTTTTATTGGTACGGATCTCGGACGTGTCGCGCCACACATGTTTTATCAAGCATGCCGGGTGAGCGGAAAAAATTCTACACCCTGTATCGAACGGAAGGTCGACGGGACTATTGTCATTGAGGTTGATATGGATCCGTCCAAAGACATGCTTGTTACTTGTGACTGCGTTGGTATACTAAAGGAACGTAATGTTGATGTTGAgcatcgatttccacaatctGCGGGCATGCTTCAAGGTCGTAGCAAAAAAAAGTCTACTAGGTGCCGAATGGTATTTCGTACGAGTATCACTTTGCCGGATGGAACAACTGAAACTTTACAAGTTTGCTCGCAACCAATTGTTTgca ctcaaccaccgggtataccggaaatatgtaaaaaatctTTGACGTCTTGTCCATGTACAGGCGGACTTGAACTTTTTATTCTCGGTAAAAATCTGCTGAAAGACACACGAGTACTTTTTCAGCTTGACGATGAAGATCTCAGTAATATGGAGCAGCATTGGGAGTGTTCTGTTATTCCTGACAAGGAATTTCTTCAACAAACACATCTCGTATGTGTTGTACCACCTTACGCTCGACAAGATCTCAGGCCTACGGAGACTGTTACTGTAAAACTTTATGCTGTTTCATCTGGTAAAACAAGTGAACcacatacttttatttataccGCGGCTTCAACTCCAGCCGAGCCTTCCGTTGGTAAAGTTGAATCTATATCTCCACCACTTGTTACGACACGAAACGAGTCATTGTCTACGTCACCGACGATACCTATTGCTGCAGTTACTaacaatt caaTGATATCACAGTCTAGTGCAGTATCACCAAATTTCCTAACAAATCTCCCTCAGCCAGCATCTCAACAACATTCACCTCAATCGCCACCAGACGCACTGAAAAATGATCCAAGTCCGCCTCCTGTGTCATCATCAGCCCAAGTAACTCCAGTGATGATGTGGGCATCTCAACAAACCGGAAACTGTCAAAATTCACAAGCAGATGTTATGATGCCACCACCAAATCTCGTTGCCAATTCTCTTCTCAATCGACGATCCTCCTCAAATCATCAGCTTATTATTCCCGATTCTTTAAAATCCGAAGTTCTTGATGACAACAGTGAAAATAGTATGTTAAGTGAAAATAGTCTTCAAAGTATGCCAACGCCAAATTCAAATGGTCCAGCAAATACTAGTCCAATGCATCAATTTGTATGTGAAAATTCACGTGACTCAACATCAACTGGATTACTTAGATCTGTTCCATCACACGTAACACCTGCTCAAGAAGCTGTAAGTTTATTAGGAGTTGTTGATTTAATGCGTAATCAACATCCACTTACACTTATAACACAACACCAGAGTCCATTTACTGGAATTCATGAGCAGTCTGGTGTAAAAGTGCTTAATACACATCATATTAGTAAAGATACAAATCCAATATTACCAAGTGAATCTACGGCCAACGGTACTCTGTCAAGTGTAGGCGTTGATTTACGTATGAAACATCATGAATACGAAACATTGAGTAATTTTACAACAACTCCAGCAGCTCAGCCTCTGCCAAATCAAAGTAGTCAatctattgaaaaatatttcaaccaCATTGAGTCATCTGTACCTCCGGAAAAAGAATCTGATCCTGaagattcaaattttgttgatGCAATGCAACAACATTCTATTCTTGATAATTCTCGTGTTCAAGATCAATCCTCGCCAACTGATATCCTCGCGCCAAATGCAGCAACTGTAAAATTAGATGCACTTGTTAACTCAGCCGTCGAGTCTCATCAAATGGATCGTATGGTAGCTCCACTGCAGACAGTTACTGCAACTCCAGGATTATTGAGTCATGTGCCTGAAGATGCACTGAATAATTCTCAGTCAGCAACACGTACTAGTCCGCCGATTCCAGTAAAAGCTATGCTTCTTGAAGCACTAATGCCTTCTCCTGTGGTTACTGCTACTGGAGCTACCACTGGATCCGCTGGATCAGTCGTCACTGAATCATTACCCGATGAATCTTTAATGACAAGCATAAATGCTGCTTTACTTCCGTCAATTCAAGAACCTATTGTAACAGACTCAGGAATCTCAAATGCAACGGTAAATGTTTCTGTTCAACTTCAAAGCACCACTGAGCCTATTCAACAAATTCAAGCACTCAGCCAACAGGATGTAATGCAACAGCAAGCACAACAAGTTGAACAGGTGGTAGCACAAGCTCAGCAACAAGTAGAGCAAGTTGTTGCTCAGGTACAACAGCAAGCCGCACAGACAGTTCAACAAGCGCAGCAGCAGGTCGTCCAGCAAGTAGTTCAACATGCCCAAGTAGTTCAACAGGCAGTCCAGCAAGTAGAAGCTGTGCGTCAGGTTCAAGCAGTACCAGAAGTACAGCAAGCCGTACAACAAGCAACTCAAGAGGTCGTACAGCAAGCTGTACAACAAGCGACTCATGAAGTTGTTCAGCAAGTCCAAGCAGTTCAGCAGGCGGTTCAACAGGCCCAAGCTGCACAAGCAATGCAGCAAGCTGTTCAACAAGATATTGGATCAATGCTTAATCAACCAGCTGGTTTTGTTGCTGAAGCCAGTTCTGCTTTGGCAAGTGGTGCCGCACAAGAACCAAGCCAACAAAGACTTACAAATGCTGCTGAACAAGCCATCACCAATGTTATTACAAATGCAACTCAGGATATCATCAACAATCGGCCTATTTCTACAACTACAGCTCATGCAATTAttgccactaaaaatattctcaATAGTGTTGCAACTCAAAGTGCTCAGCTTATGAATACAGCAATGGAAGGTATATTACCTAAATCACCTTCTAATGCTGGGACTGTTGTTGATCAAGTATCACGTAAATCACCGTCAAATTCACTTCCAGTAACGCAAAATCGTTCTAACAATTCAAATGGAATGTCTGGTTCTGTAAACACCTCAAATGGTCAAGTATCGGTTGTTAGAAAGGCTGAAGATGCTGGCGGTATGCTACCGCAAGAACTTACTTCTATGTCAGAGCACGATCTCCTCAGCTATATAAATCCAAGCTGCTTCGATCAAGGCACTTTTCTTATGTAG